A genomic stretch from uncultured Pseudodesulfovibrio sp. includes:
- the aat gene encoding leucyl/phenylalanyl-tRNA--protein transferase codes for MTIYRLFDEPVFPDPEEADADGLLAVGGDLSPQRLLTAYANGIFPWYGDDSPILWWSTNPRLVVFPEEFHLPRSLRRVLNKGTFSFTLDTRFSSVIRQCACCSRPEQDGSWIVDDMVEAYVMLHKLGYAHSVEAWQGDDLVGGLYGVSLGSVFFGESMFYHVPDASKAAFAVLVDQLRRWNFNLIDCQQTTDHLLRFGAREVQRYQFLQMIREGMEKPTREGRWRFDKQG; via the coding sequence ATGACTATTTATCGGCTTTTCGACGAACCCGTGTTTCCTGATCCGGAAGAGGCGGACGCTGACGGGCTGTTGGCTGTGGGAGGCGATCTCAGTCCGCAGCGACTGCTGACAGCCTATGCCAACGGTATATTCCCTTGGTATGGGGATGATTCGCCCATACTCTGGTGGTCTACTAACCCCCGCCTTGTCGTGTTTCCAGAAGAATTCCACTTGCCGCGCAGCTTGCGCCGAGTCCTCAACAAGGGGACGTTCTCTTTCACACTGGACACACGATTTAGTTCAGTTATTCGACAGTGCGCCTGTTGTTCCCGCCCCGAACAGGATGGTTCCTGGATCGTGGATGATATGGTGGAGGCGTATGTCATGCTCCACAAGCTGGGTTATGCTCATAGTGTGGAGGCGTGGCAGGGGGATGATCTGGTCGGTGGCTTGTACGGTGTATCGCTTGGTTCCGTTTTTTTTGGAGAGTCCATGTTTTATCATGTGCCGGATGCGTCGAAAGCGGCCTTTGCTGTTTTAGTGGATCAGCTCAGGAGGTGGAATTTCAACTTGATTGACTGCCAGCAGACGACGGACCACCTGCTTCGTTTCGGCGCAAGGGAAGTACAGCGGTACCAATTCCTTCAAATGATCCGCGAAGGGATGGAAAAACCGACCCGTGAGGGGCGTTGGCGATTCGATAAGCAGGGGTAG
- the clpA gene encoding ATP-dependent Clp protease ATP-binding subunit ClpA: MTMLSKELESALTSAVNEVKRRNHEFLTLEHLLYAISIEDQGEEILEACGAEMERLRDQLGRFFVENMETLPEGTESEVIQTLGVRRVLQRAVWQKKASGKTTVELGDVLAAMFDEEDSYAVYFLRTHDVSRLDILEIISHGMSTGDEWGDLGDEPTPKSDPLEGRPGEKKSPLKEYTVNLTERAAEGLIDPLIGRGPELERTVQVLSRRRKNNPIFVGDPGVGKTAMAEGLALMVVEGNVPKEFLNAVVYSLDMGSLLAGTKYRGDFEARLKGVLAELKLNKDAVLFVDEIHTIVGAGSVSGGSMDASNILKPLLQSGEIRCIGSTTFEEYKNHFEKDRALSRRFQKIEIAEPTVEETIAILKGLKPHYEEFHGVNYTHFALKAAAELSERHITDRFLPDKAIDVMDEAGALYKLSSRSRKGDRITVADIEKVVARMARIPARRLTVSDRARLQNLETDLKSVVFGQDEAVSALSQSIKRSRAGMRQVGRPVGSFLLTGPTGVGKTELARQLADVLGISFLRFDMSEYMEKHAVARLIGAPPGYVGFDQGGLLTEGVRKKPHCVVLFDEIEKAHPDVFNILLQVMDYATLTDNNGRKADFRHVILLMTSNAGAREMAKGAIGFQRNENADRQGGAMKALERLFSPEFRNRLDSIVTFKALEQPVMELIVDKFIKELNDQLQDRRVFVKLTEPARARLAELGHDSSMGARPMGRVIQTKIKDVIADELLFGDLMKGGVVTVGLAGKRKKTAKIPAVDEAGEFTFSYETIGNKQ, encoded by the coding sequence ATGACGATGCTCAGCAAGGAACTTGAAAGTGCATTGACCTCTGCCGTCAATGAAGTGAAGCGCAGGAACCATGAATTTCTGACGTTGGAGCACCTGTTGTATGCCATTTCCATCGAGGATCAGGGTGAAGAAATCCTGGAAGCCTGTGGTGCTGAAATGGAACGTCTCAGGGACCAGCTCGGTCGTTTTTTCGTGGAGAATATGGAGACCCTGCCCGAAGGTACCGAGTCCGAAGTCATTCAGACCTTGGGGGTGCGCCGTGTCCTGCAAAGGGCCGTGTGGCAGAAAAAAGCCTCTGGTAAAACCACCGTTGAGTTAGGGGATGTACTGGCGGCCATGTTTGATGAAGAAGATTCCTACGCCGTCTACTTCCTGCGCACTCATGACGTTTCTCGACTTGATATTCTGGAAATCATATCCCACGGTATGTCTACTGGCGATGAGTGGGGAGATCTGGGTGATGAGCCGACTCCTAAGTCCGATCCCCTTGAAGGGCGTCCTGGTGAAAAGAAAAGCCCCCTCAAGGAATATACGGTCAACCTGACTGAACGGGCTGCCGAAGGGCTTATTGATCCGCTGATAGGGCGTGGCCCGGAGCTTGAGCGAACTGTGCAGGTTTTGTCCCGCCGTCGTAAGAACAACCCCATATTTGTAGGTGATCCGGGTGTTGGTAAAACCGCCATGGCGGAAGGATTGGCCCTGATGGTGGTTGAGGGGAATGTCCCCAAGGAATTTCTGAATGCGGTAGTCTACAGTCTGGACATGGGCTCCTTGCTTGCTGGCACCAAATATCGCGGTGATTTTGAGGCGCGGTTGAAAGGGGTTCTGGCTGAGCTCAAACTCAATAAGGATGCTGTCCTGTTTGTTGATGAGATTCATACCATTGTCGGTGCAGGATCTGTCAGCGGCGGTAGCATGGATGCGTCAAATATCTTGAAACCGCTTCTGCAATCCGGTGAGATCCGGTGTATCGGCTCTACCACGTTTGAGGAATACAAGAACCATTTCGAAAAGGATCGCGCATTGTCCCGCCGGTTCCAAAAGATCGAGATTGCGGAACCGACTGTGGAAGAGACCATTGCTATTCTCAAAGGATTGAAGCCCCATTATGAAGAGTTCCATGGGGTTAATTATACCCATTTTGCTTTGAAAGCGGCGGCTGAGTTGTCCGAGCGGCATATTACGGATCGTTTTCTGCCTGACAAGGCCATCGACGTTATGGATGAAGCTGGTGCGCTGTACAAGTTGTCTTCCCGTTCACGTAAAGGCGATCGCATCACTGTGGCGGACATTGAAAAGGTCGTGGCGCGCATGGCCCGGATTCCGGCCAGGCGTCTGACTGTATCTGATCGGGCGCGTCTTCAGAATCTCGAAACGGATTTGAAGAGTGTGGTCTTTGGTCAGGATGAGGCTGTTTCGGCTTTGTCGCAGTCCATCAAGCGTTCCCGTGCGGGAATGCGACAGGTGGGACGTCCTGTGGGCAGCTTCCTGCTGACCGGCCCTACCGGAGTTGGCAAGACCGAGTTGGCGCGTCAGTTGGCCGATGTTCTCGGCATCAGCTTCCTGCGTTTCGACATGTCCGAATATATGGAAAAGCATGCTGTTGCTCGGCTTATCGGCGCGCCTCCTGGGTACGTTGGTTTTGATCAGGGTGGGCTGCTGACTGAAGGTGTTCGCAAGAAGCCGCACTGCGTCGTTTTATTTGATGAAATTGAAAAGGCGCACCCTGATGTTTTCAACATTCTCCTCCAAGTCATGGATTACGCAACGCTGACGGATAATAATGGCCGCAAGGCTGACTTCCGTCATGTCATCCTGCTGATGACTTCCAATGCCGGAGCGAGAGAAATGGCCAAGGGAGCAATCGGGTTCCAGCGTAATGAAAATGCCGACCGACAGGGCGGTGCCATGAAAGCGCTGGAAAGACTGTTCAGCCCGGAATTTCGTAATCGGCTGGATTCCATTGTCACGTTCAAGGCGCTTGAGCAACCGGTCATGGAGCTTATCGTGGACAAGTTTATCAAGGAACTCAACGATCAGTTGCAGGATCGTCGTGTTTTCGTGAAGTTGACTGAGCCGGCTCGGGCACGACTTGCAGAACTCGGTCATGATTCATCCATGGGAGCACGTCCGATGGGGCGGGTTATTCAAACAAAAATCAAGGATGTCATTGCAGATGAGTTGCTTTTCGGTGATTTGATGAAAGGCGGTGTTGTCACTGTCGGTCTTGCCGGAAAGAGGAAGAAAACTGCGAAGATACCCGCTGTCGATGAGGCAGGAGAATTTACGTTTTCTTATGAGACCATTGGCAACAAACAATAA
- a CDS encoding ATP-dependent Clp protease adaptor ClpS, with product MSDPFSEDRFEAELLDEHEVREPRKYKVLLHNDDYTTMDFVVEILVRVFRRSEAQATAIMLSVHNQGYGVCGTYTAEVAETKVDLVHRLAKSAGFPLKCSMEGE from the coding sequence ATGAGCGACCCTTTTTCTGAAGACCGATTCGAAGCCGAACTTCTTGATGAACATGAAGTCCGAGAACCTCGAAAGTATAAGGTCCTGCTGCATAATGACGATTATACGACCATGGACTTCGTGGTCGAGATTCTGGTTCGCGTGTTTCGTCGAAGCGAGGCGCAAGCCACGGCCATCATGCTTTCCGTCCATAATCAAGGGTACGGAGTCTGCGGCACGTATACTGCCGAAGTGGCCGAAACCAAGGTCGATCTGGTGCACAGGCTGGCGAAAAGCGCAGGCTTTCCGCTCAAGTGCAGCATGGAAGGTGAATAG